A genomic region of Janthinobacterium lividum contains the following coding sequences:
- a CDS encoding sulfite reductase subunit alpha, protein MIFTHDTTRLALLAALSLSYAGVCLAPWLRARAKRRASDAARAALANSPAWLVAYASQTGNAEELATQTAQSLQLAGIPVRLCALADLTAKDLQQAERALFLVSTYGEGDAPDNAAAFMGRLMTGELALPQLHYAVLALGDRSYGHYCGFGRALDAWLAAQGGSRLFERIEVDRSASAAIEQWFQHLSHLAGTSDAPDWSAPAFGDWRLTQRRHLNPGSAGGAIYHVELAPVAGSLPDWQSGDLVQVTAPADPSQPREYSIASIPHDGSVHLLVRQHAHPDGSLGLASGWLTAQAKVGDVVQLRLRQHKRFRLEDNARRPLILIGNGSGIAGLRGHLKSRVMAGQRRNWLIFGERNLAHDFHYREEIERWHASGDLPRLDLAFSRDQAERTYVQDRLRGNADEVKLWLEQGAAIYICGSLAGMAGGVDQALQEMLGRPALDALAAEGRYRRDVY, encoded by the coding sequence ATGATTTTTACGCACGATACGACGCGGCTGGCCTTGCTGGCGGCCCTGTCCCTCAGTTATGCGGGCGTGTGCCTGGCGCCCTGGCTGCGCGCGCGCGCCAAGCGCCGCGCGTCCGACGCCGCCAGGGCGGCGCTGGCCAACAGTCCCGCCTGGCTGGTGGCGTACGCGAGCCAGACGGGCAATGCCGAGGAACTGGCCACGCAAACGGCGCAGAGCCTGCAACTGGCCGGCATCCCCGTGCGCCTGTGTGCGCTGGCCGACCTCACGGCCAAGGATCTGCAACAAGCCGAGCGGGCCTTGTTCCTGGTCAGCACCTATGGCGAAGGCGACGCGCCCGACAATGCGGCCGCCTTCATGGGCCGCTTGATGACGGGCGAGCTGGCGCTGCCGCAATTGCATTATGCCGTGCTGGCCCTGGGCGACCGCAGCTATGGCCATTATTGCGGCTTCGGCCGCGCGCTCGATGCCTGGCTGGCGGCGCAGGGCGGGTCGCGCCTGTTCGAACGCATCGAAGTCGACCGCAGCGCCAGCGCCGCCATCGAGCAATGGTTCCAGCACCTGAGCCACCTGGCCGGCACCAGCGACGCGCCCGACTGGAGCGCGCCCGCCTTCGGCGACTGGCGTTTGACGCAGCGGCGCCACCTCAACCCTGGCAGCGCCGGCGGCGCCATCTACCACGTGGAACTGGCGCCGGTGGCGGGCAGCTTGCCTGACTGGCAATCGGGCGACCTGGTGCAGGTGACCGCCCCGGCCGACCCGTCGCAGCCGCGCGAATACTCGATCGCTTCGATTCCGCATGATGGCAGCGTGCACTTGCTGGTGCGCCAGCATGCGCATCCCGATGGCAGCCTGGGCCTGGCCTCGGGCTGGCTCACGGCGCAGGCCAAGGTCGGCGACGTGGTGCAGTTGCGCCTGCGCCAGCACAAACGCTTCCGCCTGGAAGACAATGCCCGGCGGCCATTAATTCTGATCGGCAACGGCAGCGGCATCGCCGGCTTGCGCGGCCACCTGAAGAGCCGCGTGATGGCGGGGCAGCGGCGCAACTGGCTGATCTTTGGCGAGCGCAACCTGGCCCACGATTTCCATTATCGCGAGGAAATTGAGCGCTGGCACGCCAGCGGCGACTTGCCGCGCCTGGACCTGGCGTTTTCGCGCGACCAGGCGGAGCGGACCTACGTGCAGGACCGCCTGCGCGGCAATGCCGACGAGGTGAAACTGTGGCTGGAACAGGGCGCCGCCATCTACATTTGCGGCAGCCTGGCCGGTATGGCGGGCGGCGTCGACCAGGCCCTGCAAGAGATGCTGGGCCGGCCCGCGCTCGACGCGCTGGCGGCCGAAGGGCGCTACCGGCGCGACGTGTATTGA
- a CDS encoding FAD:protein FMN transferase, with protein MRRVLLPQHISDQVAPPGAAIRDLRGLSMGTSWSVRLLESAMPGRAGSADLQQGLQQQLDLVVAQMSHWSDESDLGRFNRAEPGSWHSLPAAFCEVLGFAMHVSQASGGAYDPCAGALVNLWGFGPRNRYDEPGFLPPKDDTVALLLAQRQRRRLELDLPARRARQPGGLQLDLSAVAKGYGVDRLARYLDSQGIHHYLVEVGGELRGAGSKPDGQPWWVMLEQADSAADSADNAQHPAEMLLALHGLSVATSGDYRRFFQDGTVRFSHTIDPRSGMPIANQLASVTVVHAECMAADAWSTALTVLGPEAGMALAEEQGLAARFLQRDGEGYHETLSSHMLAMLDE; from the coding sequence ATGCGCCGGGTCCTGCTGCCGCAGCATATTTCCGATCAGGTCGCGCCGCCCGGCGCCGCGATCCGGGACTTGCGCGGCCTGAGCATGGGTACCAGCTGGTCGGTACGCCTGCTCGAGTCCGCCATGCCGGGACGTGCGGGCAGCGCCGACTTGCAGCAGGGCTTGCAGCAGCAGCTGGACCTGGTGGTGGCGCAAATGAGCCACTGGAGCGACGAGTCCGACCTGGGCCGCTTCAACCGGGCCGAGCCTGGCAGCTGGCACAGCCTGCCCGCCGCGTTTTGCGAGGTGTTGGGCTTTGCCATGCACGTGTCGCAAGCGTCCGGCGGCGCGTACGATCCGTGTGCGGGCGCGCTCGTCAACCTGTGGGGCTTCGGCCCCCGCAACCGTTATGACGAGCCTGGCTTCCTGCCGCCGAAAGACGATACCGTGGCGCTGCTGCTGGCGCAGCGCCAGCGCCGCCGCCTGGAACTCGACTTGCCGGCCCGCCGCGCGCGCCAGCCGGGCGGCTTGCAGCTCGATTTGTCCGCCGTGGCCAAGGGCTATGGCGTGGACCGCCTGGCCCGCTACCTGGACAGTCAGGGCATCCACCATTACCTGGTGGAAGTGGGCGGCGAGCTGCGCGGCGCCGGCAGCAAGCCCGATGGCCAGCCGTGGTGGGTCATGCTGGAACAGGCCGATAGCGCCGCCGATAGTGCCGATAATGCACAGCATCCGGCGGAAATGCTGCTGGCGCTGCACGGCTTGTCCGTGGCGACCTCGGGCGACTACCGGCGTTTCTTCCAGGACGGGACAGTTCGCTTCTCACACACCATCGATCCGCGCAGCGGCATGCCGATCGCCAATCAACTCGCTTCCGTCACCGTCGTGCATGCCGAATGCATGGCGGCCGATGCCTGGTCGACGGCCCTGACCGTGCTGGGGCCGGAAGCCGGCATGGCGCTGGCCGAAGAGCAGGGCCTGGCCGCGCGCTTCCTGCAGCGCGACGGCGAGGGCTACCACGAAACGCTGAGCAGCCACATGCTGGCCATGCTCGACGAATGA